From the Sphingobacteruim zhuxiongii genome, the window GATCATTATCAATCGCTGTTCTACATTCAACCACCGGATTCTCTGGAATATAAATATCAAGCACCTCCTGCTCGAATAAACACTTATCCAATTCTAAAATCTTACTCCTAACAATCATTTCGCACGAATCAACACAATTTCTTAATACCTAATAAAATTCGCTAAAAAGATAATGAATGTTATTTATAATCATTCTAAATAATAAGTGTTTTAACAAAGAAATAATATTGAGAACAGGAATCGGTGTTTATCTATCATACATATAAGATGTTCAATTTCCACAGTTTAAGCTACAGCTTAAGCCTAGCTCAAGCGTACTTTAAGCATACCTTAACCCATGAATTGTGGTTTTGATCGAATAAGCTACGAACATGCTCTAAGCCAAAGTCGAGCCTTCGTGAAGATTTTTATATGAACATTAAATCAAAGCTTCCTAAGCTCGCACAACGACAGGAATCGCTGTGGATTCGAATGCAAGATTGGAGCTGGTGTATTCCGAACGTGGGAGTTCGACGAGCGTTTTCACATCGTTTAACGCAAGTTGTAAATAATAGGTGCCTTTGTATTCTTTTTGAACAAGAAAATCGATCATTTGCAGAATATCGTCCTTCTTGAGTAATTCAGAATGTACAGTCGTTCGCACTTCGAAAGGGATATCGGCAGATTGCAGAATTGCGAAGGACGTCTCAAACGAAGCAAAAGTTGACACACCTGTTACTTCCTGAAAATTTGGCGCTAAAGTTTTGAAGTCTAAGGCAACATAGTCAACGAGACCTTCATTTATTAGCATTTGCAAGTTTTTTGGACTCGCCCCATTGGTATCGATCTTCACGAGATACCCCAAATCTTTGGCTATCCTAGCTAAGGTGAGTAGATCTCGATGTATACTACATTCGCCGCCACTCATAACGACCGCTTGCAATAGTCCACGACGAGCTTGCAGAAAGCGTTCGGCTTCCGCAATAGCGATTTTCCCTTTGCCAAAAACAATATCAGGATTATAACAATACTGACAACGCATATTGCAGCCCACAAACCAAAAGATGCAGGCTGCTTTGTTTGGATAATCTAGTAAACTAAAGGCTGTGATATCAAACAGCGGCTTTACCATGTTGTTCACAGAATAAAGTACGCTCCTTGTGCTCGCCTTGTTTACCAATGTTAAAGCTTTCTACGGGGCGATGATATCCCATAACCCGCGTATACACTAAACATTTACTACGTTCTTGCTGATGTTGCTGCAACACCTGCGTTCTGTCATCATTCATAGTTTTCATGTGAAATATTTAATTTATGTTTATTAATGATCTCTTCGTCACATTGAGGGCAATACTCATGCTGTCCGTTGAGGTATCCATGTTTCGGACAAATACTAAATACTGGAGTTACTGTGATATAAGGTAATTTGAAATTAGTCAATACCGTTTTCACAAATTCCTTACAGGCTTCTGACGTACTTATCCTTTCGCGCATATACAAGTGGAGCACTGTACCGCCAGTATATTTACATTGTAGCTCATCCTGCAATAATAGGGCTTCAAATGGATCTTCCGTTTGGTCTGCCGGAAGTTGAGAACTATTGGTGTAATATATTTGAGGGTGCTGTCCTGCTTGTAGGATATCCTCGAAACGTTTCTTATCTTCTTTAGCAAATCTGTAAGTCGTCCCTTCAGCAGGTGTTGCTTCCAAATTATAAAGATTACCAGTCTCTTCCTGGTACTCGCGAAGTCTGTCGCGAATATAATCTAAGACTTGACTAGCAAAGTCCTTCCCCCAAGTTGTGACGATATTTTCTTGATCTTCAGTATAGTTACGAATCATTTCATTCATTCCATTGACACCAATCGTTGAGAAATGATTCCTGAAATGTGGTAAATACCGTTTAGTGTATGGATATAGTCCATTGTCGTACATCTCTTGTACGAACTTTCGTTTCTTTTCCAAGGTGGATTTTGCGATTTCCATTAACTCATCAATACGTTTATATAATTGTTCCGGTTTTCCCCGATACAAATAACCTAAACGCGCCATGTTGATCGTTACGACACCAATACTTCCCGTCATTTCTGCACTACCAAATAAACCATTTCCTCTTTTCAATAATTCTCGAAGGTCTAATTGCAATCGACAACACATACTGCGCACAGCATTAGGTTTATAAGCTTCTGGATTTTCAACGCGTTCACCAGCATCATTCAGGATATATTGACTGCCAATAAAATTTTGGAAGTAAGAAGATCCTATTTTTGCGGTATTTTCAAAAAGGATATCCACGTTTTCACCAGTCCAATCAAAATCCTCCGTGATATTCACTGTCGGTATCGGAAAAGTGAAGGGCTGACCATTGGCGTCGCCTTCGGTCATCACCTCGTAATAGGCCTTATTTATCATATTCATTTCCTTTTGGAAATGCTTATAGGTTAAATCTTCCAATTGTTTTACGCCGCGTTCAACGGCTAAATTCTGCAATTCCTCATTATTGAAATCTCTAAAAAGATGAAGTCCTGCTTTTGTCGGAATCTGGTCTTGTAAATCTTGGGGCACAATCCAGTCTAACGTTATATTGGTAAAAGGCGACTGTCCCCATCTTGCCGGAACGTTTAGATTATAAACAAAACTTCGGATTGCTTTTTTAACATCCAACTGGCTTAATCGATCTTTAAACACATAGGGTGCTAAGTAGGTATCAAAAGAACTAAATGCTTGAGCGCCGGCCCACTCACTTTGGAGTATCCCCAGGAAATTCGCCATCTGACCTAAAGCTTCTCGAAAATGCGATGGCGGGCGGCTATCTACCCGACCACGTACGCCATTAAATCCTTCATCTAGTAAAACACGTAGACTCCAACCGGCACAGTAACCCGTTAAACAATCTAGATCGTGTATATGAATATCAGCATTCCGGTGCGCATGTCCTTCCACCCGGTTATAGACTTTGTCTAGCCAATAATTTGCAATAATCTTCCCCGCGGTATTGTTTACTAGTCCCGCATTCGAAAAAGAATTATTCGCATTCGCCTGAATACGCCAGTCGTTCTGGTAAATGTACTCCTCGACGGCATGGCTACTATCGACATAGGTACTGGAATCAACAAAGCGATCTATATGCTCACGTTGTAGTTTTCGCGTATGTCGAAAGAGCATAAAGGAACGCATCACTTGAAAATAGCCGCCCACATACAGTTTCTTTTCAATGGTATCCTGTATATCTTCGACATCAACCAAGTTAGATGGGTTTATTTCGCCAAGTACCGTTTCCATGATGGATTCGTCATATGGAATGGATACACTTTGGAATGCCTTTTTAATAGCATCTTCGATTTTGAAGGATTGGAATTTCTCTAATGAGCCGTCTCGTTTAATCACATCTTTCATATCACAAAATTGGGTTTAATAGCATGTATGATAAGGTATTATCTAAAGCTAAGCAGTAGTGTCGAGTTTTAAAATGACATAAAACACAAAACGAATTATTTTCGAAATAATGCTTAAAAAGAAAGGTTAATCTGTGCGACAAAGTTCCTTCCTGGTCTTGCAATCTTCATGATATCTTGATGTCTATAGTAATGACGATCAAAGATATTTTCAATTCGAATATTACTGGTTAGTCGTTGCTTTCTCAGTTGGAATGTTTTCCGGAGTCCTGCGTTTAATAGCGTTGCGGATGGTGTTTTTGTGTCTCCGTAAATTGTTGTACTCACTTTATTTTGTTCTGCATAATAAGCGAAGTCAACTTGAGCTGCCCAGCCTTTATGCTGCCATAGTAGGCTGTTGTTGTTTGTAAATGGAGCAATCAATGGCAAGGCATTGTTTTGATTATCCTTTCCTTCCGTATAAGCAAAGGTGCTGATCCACTCTAATTGTTCAAGCGGTTTTAATCGTATTGCAAATTCAGCACCTATAAGATTTGCAGAAGGGAGATTTGCATATTGTTTTACGCCGGACGCACCAATGGTCATCGCCTGGAATTGATTACTTATTGCTCCAGCAATATAGTCTTTGAAGAAGTAATTATAAGCTGTAGCTTCTAATCTCAACCATGCTAATTGATAACTCGTCCCCAAGGAGGCTTGAAGCGATTTTTCCGATGCTAGATCTACATTTCCTAAGTAATCGTAGTTATCGAGTCGATTGAATAAATAAAAGCCATAATATTCTTGCAGACTGGCGCTCCGTGTTGCAAAACCTACTTTTGCCATCCAATGCCATTGTGCGCTGGGATGAAAATGTCCCATGACGCTGATATTTGAAAGGTGATTTCCGCGATCTAGGTTTCCTTCCTTCATACCCGATAGTTGAGTTCTTCCTTCGGCGCTATACAGACTCGATTGCGCGAAACTATAATTTCCTAGAAGGTCAAGTCCCCATTTTTCTGAAATTGCAAGCTTGTCCGAAAGATCGATGCTGAAATTGCTACGTTGCGCATCAGGAATAGTATACATAAACATTGGACTCCCCTGCTTTGGATACATGATCATATTTGCTGTTAAGCGATTGACATATCCACTAACACGAGCTTGCCAAGCATGTATACCACTCTGTACAGCGGTTTCGCTATAAAACCCAGCAGTCCAAGACAACCCAGGCATATCCATATGCATAGCGACCGATTCTGCGGGACGCTTCGTATCGTCCATAGCATGATCGATATGATTAAAATAAATTTTAGATTTTATTTGAGTCGCCGTTTTGCCTAGTTTATAGAGATGACTTATCGATGCGATATTTGCATTCGCATAGGCAACGTCCATGGTAAGCGCAGGATACCCTATGTTTTGTCCATAATCGGCAAGATACTGTGCCGACAGTTCGTTTCTATCGTTTATTTTATATCGAAATCCGATTGATCCATTCCATTTTTGAAATTGAGAGTGTTGAATTTTTTCCAAATTTGCAGCACGATATTCTTGTGCTTTTCTAAATATTCCGTTCACTAAAATTCCAAAACGATCCGTGCTATACTGCAGGGACGCTAAGGTTTGAATCGCTTCAGCATTGGTTTCAAAACCTGTACCGAGCATTCCAGATATTTTGGGTTGAGGCGTCAGTTCCGGTGTCGATAGCTTAAAATTTATCCCCCCCGCTATCCCCGCTCCATAATTCTGGAAAGAGGGCTCCAAATTGACATTGATCTGTTGCAGGTTGCTAGGCTCAATATACGAACTGATGGGATCCATGCGGTCAGTACATGCGCCGAAAATAGTCATTCCATCAATGCTCAGACTGATTTGCGCAGCATTTAAACTTCGTATGGTAGGTTCCCAAGCGTAGGCCCCTCTTCGAATCATTTGTATTCCAGATATTCTATCTAAAAGCTGATCGATATTGGCTTGCTTCGATGCTCTTTGTTCACGTTCAAGTTGTTTATTTATCCCAACTTGACTGGTCACAAGGACTTCTTCAATATGAACATGTTTCAATGTATCTTGAACAGCATGATGCTGACTAAAAACATTTAAACTTATTACGCATGCTCCTATTGCAATGAAATATCGTACCGCTTTCATGAGCTTTTTGATTAGAATACAACCATCTCCGCTTTTAGCCTATAAGCGAATCATTAGAATAATATGTCGAGAAAGACATCTTTGGCTAGTTCAGTATTTCCTTCTTTCAAGTTGAAGAACAAACGCCAGTCGCCAGTCATCGTGAAATTCACTTTCCCTTTATAGCGACCATTCCCCAAGCCTACCGGTGCCTCATTATTAGGAGAGCCATGGTTCATCGAAGTCATTTGCGGATTAAAATCAAATGTTAACCCATTTTGTTCCGGAAATGAAAACATAGTTTCGCGAAGAAATACCATGACTTCAAGCTCGTTCATTCCAGTTTTAGGAGCTGTTGGTTGTACCAAAGCAAGCACATAACGTTTGCCATTGGATGCGGTTACCGTTTTTACTGGCACATTTCCGGTTGCCGCCGCTTTAACCACTACAGGTACACTAACTTCCTCTCCATTGACTTGAAACTTCAAAGCCCAAGAACCAGACTCTCCCGAGGACATTGTAAAGACTACATAGGCCTCAAATGATTTTGTTGTTGCAGTATATTTTAGCACACTTGATGGTGCGCCATGGGTCATCGTACCCATATCCATAATTGGTGAAAAACTTAGATTCCCTGAACTCTGCAATTGACCGTTTTTCTTAAACTGAATATAGACCTTTTGGTATCCAATACTCAGCTCCTTATCTCCAAGAATGCTGATCTCTCCTTTATCGCTCAAAGTAGCTTTTGCAATCAGGATTTTATTATTTTCAGGTTCAATAACTGCATCATCTTTAGAACAAGAACCTAGCAATATTATACTTAAACTTAGGATCAGTAAATAGCTTAACTTTTTCATCACTTTTCACTTTAATGTTTTTTATAAATCTTTTTTCTTAAAATATCTTAGGGATAGCCATAATGGAATAATACACCATAGTAACATGATAAATAATGTGATTCCCATACCTAATATTGTTCCGAAGAAATCCCTAAATATCGCTCCCGTATAGCCCATCATCGCTGATAGATCAAGTTCCAACAAGATTAATATTCTGCTGATATCGATCGGATTCAACATGGATAATGCGACCATTAGGTTCTCAATTGGATAGTCTGAGAATTGGAATAACATAAACAAGACTAAGGCATCGAACAGTAATCCGAAATACAACCATAGTAAAATAGCGAGTCCAATTCCTTTAGACTTATCACGAATTAATACGGAGGTCCACATAGCGATCGACACAAAGATTAGGCATAATAAGAGTCCGCAACCAATTAAGGTTATTCCGGAAATTGTAAATGCATAGATGAAGGTCGGAATACCAACACCAACAAAAAATGATAAGCATAAGGCTCCGGCTAATCCGACAAATATGCTCAGCCAAATATGTGATCGTTTCAAGGGTTGACTGACGAGTAAATTGATAAACTCTGCACTATTGTATAAGTATATACTCGTAAAAACAATGCTGACTAATGGAACGACAAACAACACAATATTCAATAAGCTCACTAAGCCTTTTTCGTAATTATCCTCCATGCTGTATACACTAACGGAAAGACCAAGCAATAGTAGCGTATAGAACAGAATAGTCTTATTTCTCAAGAGGTCAACAAAAACGTATCGTATAATTTTATTCATGAACAGCTCCTTCGTTAGGTTGGTTTGGCAATGACATTACATGCGCTATCGCTTTAGATAGTTTTTGCGTTCCTGTATCTTCTTTCAGCTGTTGTAATGTTTTATGGAAGATTAACTTACCATCTTGTAGATAGACAATTTGAGAAACCATATCATCCAAATCGCTGAGTACATGTGAACTAATAATGATTAGTTTGTTTTTTTCTTTTTCTCGCTGAATTTTATCTTTCAAAATCTCCGTTGAGAGTGGATCCAGTCCTGCCGTTGGTTCATCCAGAATTAGGGCTTTTGGTGAGAACATAAAGGCTAAACAAGCACTTACTTTCTGTCTTGTTCCTCCGGATAGCGTACCCATACGTTTACTGAGCAATGCTGGTAGATTAAACGCATGATATAGCTCTAAATCCAATTTATTCTCTGGCATTTTGCGGATATCTTTCATCATATCCAATACCTGAGCGATGGTCATATTTTCGGGATATTGCCCTATTTGTGGCATATAACCAATCTCATTTCGATAAATCCATTTTTGCTCGATGCTCTGCCCATCAAATAAAATTTGACCAGCACTTGGAACCACCATACCTAATATTGTTTTGATCAGGGTAGTCTTCCCACTTCCATTTGGACCAATTAACGCTATGCATTCACCGCCCTCCAACGTTACGTTGATATCATTTAATGCTTTGAGCTTCCCAAATTCCTTGCTGATATGTTGAATATTAATCATACTTTCATCGATTTCATTCGAGGCTTTTCATCTTTAAGTCCCTCGGGGGTTAAACTAGGTAGTAATTTTTCGGTGCGATCAAAAAGGGCAACCATAAAGCTTCTGAAGAGTAGCATTGCTGATGGGTAACGCTCGACCAACATAGAGAACAGACTTACCGGACGAAAAGGGATATCTCCTATTCCATCGTTGTCGAGGTCATATCCTTCGTACTTATCCCAGTAATTTTGTTCGAAATAGTTAAGCGATAAGGATCCGTTGGTCGCAACATCGAAGGTATTCTGCAAGAAATTATTATCCTTAAATCTATTATCCATACAGCTTGCTTGCACCTTAATAGCCCAGCCGTTGTCCTTGAAATTATTTTTTTCTAAATGAATCCGATTGGATCCTTCCATAAAAATACCAGTTGTATTTCTATCAAACTGATTATTGATGATTTGGCTATCGGATATATCTTTTAGGAGTAAGCCATAAGCAGCATCTCCCCAATTTTCTTCAAATTTATTATTCTCCATATGTACATTTTTGGTATACATAACGGCTACTCCTGCTCCATTGGAACGGAATGTATTTTCTACGTAACTATTGTCATGGGAAAACATGAAATGTAGACCGTAGCGTAAGTTATTTTGTGATAAATTCTTAAGTGCGTGGGTATGTGTTACAAATTCCAGGTATATACCATCTCGGTGTCCGACAATCTCATTCCCCACTATCGTCAAACTATCCGACTTCCAAGCATGTATTCCATTCCCAATAAGTTGTTCCGCCTTTCCATAGGCGCGGATTTTATTTCCTCGTATTTCTAAACGTCTACAGTTTTGTGAGTAAACCCCAAAGAAATTATCGTCCAGTATATTATCTAGGACTTTGACGTCATAGGTATTGTAGATCTTAATACCAGCAATATCATCCAAGGAAGAATGTCCAGACCCTTTTACAGTAAATCCTTGGATTACGACAGCATGTGATTTAATAGAAAGTGGTTCAAATTTCTTCTGCCCATCTAGTGTCGGATTACCTTCTCCTAAAAGCGTTAAAGGTTTATCGATAATTATATTACCTTCTCTATATACGCCTGCATGTACTAATACAGTATCACCAGCTTTTGCTGCTGCAATTCCGGCTTTAATGGTCTTTGCATGCTTACCTGGGCCTATTTCAATGGTAGCGGCCTGAGCACATCCCGCTACCATAAAATAAACAAACATGGTACTAAATATATTTAAGGTTAACTTTTTCATCGTTTACAAATGATTACCACAAATCTTCCCACTTCATGTTCGTTCCACCTACTGTTGCTTTGGTTTTTTCTAAGTCCTCGACAGAACTGAAGGCCGCGATATCGCCGCGCATTGGACTTTTCAGTTTTTCACTTTTTAAATAGAACATTTTCTCTGCCGGCATCAATTTATTGCTGATGTAATCTGGTAAGAAAAATGCCGCAACATCTTCCTTTTTTACCCTACTTTCTTTAACGAAAGCAACCATACATTGAACATCGTCAAAATTATAAGCTCTACCTTTTTTTGTTAGCAGCTGCGTACCGAATCGTGGATCGCTAACGGTCATCTTACAATAGGCACATTGATCTACTCCATATTTAATTGGCTTTGGACCATTGTTTCCCTGACAGGCTTGAAATCCAATCATTAGTAGCATCAGGCTACACAGGCTTAGCCATACTATTTTAGCGCTTTTCATCATTTACTAATTTTGTGTTTTTTGATTTCCTCCACTCTTGCATACTGCAATAGGCAACAATAACACCCACAAGGACAAATATCCATCCGCCTACATCAGGTATGGAATAGGCCCCAAAGTTGAGCAGCTGTTTATAACCAATCAAAGGAGGTTGATACGACATTCCAGGAACCTTTATAGGTGCATTAGGATCCAAGTTATGTCCGTAGTTGTATTCCCAGATATAGAAATCAACCATTGCTACTACTCCGAAAAGTAAGAAAGCAAAGAATAATATATACAGCGCTTTTTTACTATTAAGTGCTGCGACTAACAGGAAGCCTGCTGCGAAGAGAGCAATTAAATATGGGAGCACCGTAAACTCGATGAAGTCGTCTGCATGCAGCGTTTTCATACCGATATAATGGTTCAATCCGTTAATAATTTCTACCTCTCCAGCAAGCTTGTTGCTGTAAATTTGCAGTTCTAAACCTTCTGGGTATTGAGCTGCGTCCAGCTCAATACGCCAAATAGGTAGGAAGATGACTGCTACTAAAGCCACTCCACAAAGCCCAATGAGAAAGCGGTGCAAAGGTGACATCTTGTAGTTAGTTTTCATCTCTTTGTATTTTAGTTTGCACTATCAGCCGGTAGATTAGTACCTAAGCTATAAGTTAAAGGCACGTTACTTCCTTTTTTAGATATTCGGATATATCCCTGCATTTCTTGGTGTAATGCACTACAGAAATCTGTACAATAGAATGGGAAGACTCCAATACGATCTGGTACCCATTTCAGTGTTTGTGTTTCTCCTGGCATCACTAAGAGTTCTCCGTTTCTAGCTCCTTTTACAGCAAATCCATGCGGCATATCCCAGTCTTGTTCAATATTCGTTACGTGGAAGTAAACTTCATCTCCCAACTGAATGCCTTCGATATTATCTGGCGCAAAGTGTGAGCGGATTGCAGTCAAATAAACGTGAACTTGATTTCCTTTACGTTCTACACGTGCTTCCTTCTCACCTTTCGCAGCGTACGGATTTGTGTTTTCTTCAATCTTGAAGATTTTCAGGGAGCGTTCTTTGATCTTATCGGCACGCATTGCTTGCGCATGGTGCGGCTCTCCAATTGTCGGGAAGTCTAGGATCAGTTGCATTTTATCGCCAGAGATATCAAATAATTGGGCACTTTGCGATAGCTCAGGTCCAGTCGGTAAATAACGATCTTTCGTAATTTTGTTATAAGCCACTACATACTTAGCATCTGGGTTTTTAGTATCTCCACCTGGGATCATTAAGTGACCAGTTGAGTAATAAGTAGGCACACGGTCAATTACTTTTAAGTCTTTGATATTCCATTTTACTAATTCCGATGACACGAAGAATGAAGTAATTGCGTTTCCTTTACCGTCGAACTCTGTGTGTAAAGGTCCTAAACCTGGTTTTTCAACTTCTCCATATAATGCGGCCTCATATTTAATAATCGGAATACCACCGAATTTTCCTTCAAACTGCTTTCCAGCGATTGCTTTTTGCATTTTGTCGAATGAGAATACTGGGATTAATGCTGCCAATTTACCTGATCCAACAATGTATTCTCCGGTTGGATCCACGTCTACTCCGTGTGGAGATTTCGGACATGGGATATAGTAACATAGTCCTTCTAATTCTTCCGCATTTAATACAATCGTTTCTGTTTTAAACTCTGTTTTTGCCGAATGTGACTTCTCATCGTACGTGTTATGCGCATATTTCAAGTTTGAAACTTTCTTGCCTTTTCCAGCTTTCAAATACTCTTCTGCTTTTTTCCAGTTTACAGCAAGGATAAAATCCTTGTCGTTTTTAGATGCATTCACCTCCAATAAAGTATTGGCTTGCTCGGTATTGTAAGTTGAGAAGAAGAACCAGCCATGGGAAACACCTTTACCTGCACGACTCAAGTCATAATTGACACCTGGGGTTTCAATTTGGAATGCCAAGTCCATGTTACCATTGTCCTTATTCACACTGACAAAACTTAGTGTACCACGGAAATTCTTTTTATAAGAGTTGATTGGCACATCTCCATCTTGGTGATCAGTTGGCACAGAAAAACGTGTTCCGGCAACAACGTACTCGGTATTCTCTGTGATAAATGGTGAAGAGTGATTACCTCCACTATTTGGCAATTCCAAGATCTCCGCTGTACGGAAAGTAGTTAAGTCGACACGCGCAATACGCGGGGTGTTATTCGCATTGACGAATACCCATCGACCATCATAATTACCGTCTGTTTTTGAGATCTGCACGTGGTGCAAGTCATCCCATGGCACATTTCCATGTGATGTTTCTAACATTGGTTTGGTTTCCTCACTAAATCCCCATCCTTTTTCCGGATCCAAAGAGAACACCGGAATTACACGTAACAATCTTCCCGAAGGTAATCCGTAGACTGCTAACTGTCCACTGAAACCTCCCGATACGAAGTTGTAAAACTCATCGTATTTACCTGGCGCTACGTAAGCCTTCTCTGCAGCATTACCACTTACGGCTTCGCTAGCACCTTTTGGCTTACAGGCTTGGAAAGTTGACATCAGCGTCGCCGCTGCCAACCCTGCTAATACATACTTTTTAAATTCCATTATATTATGAATTTGGGGTTAATAAAATGTACTATTGTTTATTTTACGCCATCATTTTGACGCATGTACTCGAATACTTGACGTGCTTCTTCATCGGATATGTTTTGATTCGGCATACGAACCAAACACAACTCC encodes:
- a CDS encoding anaerobic ribonucleoside-triphosphate reductase activating protein; the protein is MVKPLFDITAFSLLDYPNKAACIFWFVGCNMRCQYCYNPDIVFGKGKIAIAEAERFLQARRGLLQAVVMSGGECSIHRDLLTLARIAKDLGYLVKIDTNGASPKNLQMLINEGLVDYVALDFKTLAPNFQEVTGVSTFASFETSFAILQSADIPFEVRTTVHSELLKKDDILQMIDFLVQKEYKGTYYLQLALNDVKTLVELPRSEYTSSNLAFESTAIPVVVRA
- the nrdD gene encoding anaerobic ribonucleoside-triphosphate reductase, whose product is MKTMNDDRTQVLQQHQQERSKCLVYTRVMGYHRPVESFNIGKQGEHKERTLFCEQHGKAAV
- a CDS encoding ribonucleoside triphosphate reductase, translated to MKDVIKRDGSLEKFQSFKIEDAIKKAFQSVSIPYDESIMETVLGEINPSNLVDVEDIQDTIEKKLYVGGYFQVMRSFMLFRHTRKLQREHIDRFVDSSTYVDSSHAVEEYIYQNDWRIQANANNSFSNAGLVNNTAGKIIANYWLDKVYNRVEGHAHRNADIHIHDLDCLTGYCAGWSLRVLLDEGFNGVRGRVDSRPPSHFREALGQMANFLGILQSEWAGAQAFSSFDTYLAPYVFKDRLSQLDVKKAIRSFVYNLNVPARWGQSPFTNITLDWIVPQDLQDQIPTKAGLHLFRDFNNEELQNLAVERGVKQLEDLTYKHFQKEMNMINKAYYEVMTEGDANGQPFTFPIPTVNITEDFDWTGENVDILFENTAKIGSSYFQNFIGSQYILNDAGERVENPEAYKPNAVRSMCCRLQLDLRELLKRGNGLFGSAEMTGSIGVVTINMARLGYLYRGKPEQLYKRIDELMEIAKSTLEKKRKFVQEMYDNGLYPYTKRYLPHFRNHFSTIGVNGMNEMIRNYTEDQENIVTTWGKDFASQVLDYIRDRLREYQEETGNLYNLEATPAEGTTYRFAKEDKKRFEDILQAGQHPQIYYTNSSQLPADQTEDPFEALLLQDELQCKYTGGTVLHLYMRERISTSEACKEFVKTVLTNFKLPYITVTPVFSICPKHGYLNGQHEYCPQCDEEIINKHKLNISHENYE
- a CDS encoding TonB-dependent receptor, producing the protein MKAVRYFIAIGACVISLNVFSQHHAVQDTLKHVHIEEVLVTSQVGINKQLEREQRASKQANIDQLLDRISGIQMIRRGAYAWEPTIRSLNAAQISLSIDGMTIFGACTDRMDPISSYIEPSNLQQINVNLEPSFQNYGAGIAGGINFKLSTPELTPQPKISGMLGTGFETNAEAIQTLASLQYSTDRFGILVNGIFRKAQEYRAANLEKIQHSQFQKWNGSIGFRYKINDRNELSAQYLADYGQNIGYPALTMDVAYANANIASISHLYKLGKTATQIKSKIYFNHIDHAMDDTKRPAESVAMHMDMPGLSWTAGFYSETAVQSGIHAWQARVSGYVNRLTANMIMYPKQGSPMFMYTIPDAQRSNFSIDLSDKLAISEKWGLDLLGNYSFAQSSLYSAEGRTQLSGMKEGNLDRGNHLSNISVMGHFHPSAQWHWMAKVGFATRSASLQEYYGFYLFNRLDNYDYLGNVDLASEKSLQASLGTSYQLAWLRLEATAYNYFFKDYIAGAISNQFQAMTIGASGVKQYANLPSANLIGAEFAIRLKPLEQLEWISTFAYTEGKDNQNNALPLIAPFTNNNSLLWQHKGWAAQVDFAYYAEQNKVSTTIYGDTKTPSATLLNAGLRKTFQLRKQRLTSNIRIENIFDRHYYRHQDIMKIARPGRNFVAQINLSF
- a CDS encoding FixH family protein, with amino-acid sequence MKKLSYLLILSLSIILLGSCSKDDAVIEPENNKILIAKATLSDKGEISILGDKELSIGYQKVYIQFKKNGQLQSSGNLSFSPIMDMGTMTHGAPSSVLKYTATTKSFEAYVVFTMSSGESGSWALKFQVNGEEVSVPVVVKAAATGNVPVKTVTASNGKRYVLALVQPTAPKTGMNELEVMVFLRETMFSFPEQNGLTFDFNPQMTSMNHGSPNNEAPVGLGNGRYKGKVNFTMTGDWRLFFNLKEGNTELAKDVFLDILF
- a CDS encoding ABC transporter permease subunit, which produces MNKIIRYVFVDLLRNKTILFYTLLLLGLSVSVYSMEDNYEKGLVSLLNIVLFVVPLVSIVFTSIYLYNSAEFINLLVSQPLKRSHIWLSIFVGLAGALCLSFFVGVGIPTFIYAFTISGITLIGCGLLLCLIFVSIAMWTSVLIRDKSKGIGLAILLWLYFGLLFDALVLFMLFQFSDYPIENLMVALSMLNPIDISRILILLELDLSAMMGYTGAIFRDFFGTILGMGITLFIMLLWCIIPLWLSLRYFKKKDL
- a CDS encoding ABC transporter ATP-binding protein; amino-acid sequence: MINIQHISKEFGKLKALNDINVTLEGGECIALIGPNGSGKTTLIKTILGMVVPSAGQILFDGQSIEQKWIYRNEIGYMPQIGQYPENMTIAQVLDMMKDIRKMPENKLDLELYHAFNLPALLSKRMGTLSGGTRQKVSACLAFMFSPKALILDEPTAGLDPLSTEILKDKIQREKEKNKLIIISSHVLSDLDDMVSQIVYLQDGKLIFHKTLQQLKEDTGTQKLSKAIAHVMSLPNQPNEGAVHE
- a CDS encoding nitrous oxide reductase family maturation protein NosD — its product is MKKLTLNIFSTMFVYFMVAGCAQAATIEIGPGKHAKTIKAGIAAAKAGDTVLVHAGVYREGNIIIDKPLTLLGEGNPTLDGQKKFEPLSIKSHAVVIQGFTVKGSGHSSLDDIAGIKIYNTYDVKVLDNILDDNFFGVYSQNCRRLEIRGNKIRAYGKAEQLIGNGIHAWKSDSLTIVGNEIVGHRDGIYLEFVTHTHALKNLSQNNLRYGLHFMFSHDNSYVENTFRSNGAGVAVMYTKNVHMENNKFEENWGDAAYGLLLKDISDSQIINNQFDRNTTGIFMEGSNRIHLEKNNFKDNGWAIKVQASCMDNRFKDNNFLQNTFDVATNGSLSLNYFEQNYWDKYEGYDLDNDGIGDIPFRPVSLFSMLVERYPSAMLLFRSFMVALFDRTEKLLPSLTPEGLKDEKPRMKSMKV
- a CDS encoding nitrous oxide reductase accessory protein NosL, whose protein sequence is MMKSAKIVWLSLCSLMLLMIGFQACQGNNGPKPIKYGVDQCAYCKMTVSDPRFGTQLLTKKGRAYNFDDVQCMVAFVKESRVKKEDVAAFFLPDYISNKLMPAEKMFYLKSEKLKSPMRGDIAAFSSVEDLEKTKATVGGTNMKWEDLW